The Anaerolineales bacterium DNA segment GCTTTTGTGCTGCCTAAGGAGATGGGAGAAGAAGTAAATTTCAACGATATCTTCCCTGTGGCCGTGAGGGTCGTTCATCTCTTCAAATTAGAGAACGATCTGTTTTAATTCACTAACACTCATGGCACCTTTCAAGAATGAAAAATGCATGGTTGCTGCAGGCGAAGAATCAAAAAACTTCATTCGATCTACGAGATGCACGATGAGCGCCCTACCTATTCTGTTCGTTGGTACTGGCGTCTGAAAGGATCGATCTCGAAGAGATTAAGGAAGTGAGAAAAGACATGCGAACCATTAATCTGCCCATTGAATTCAACATGGAGGTGCCTGACTTTCCACACGGGCTGAGGCAGGAAATCAAACAATCCCTGCTGGAATTGGCACAAGACCATCAGGACATGACCGGCGCTTCGGTCACGCTGAGTCAGCCGGCGCACGGTGTGACGCCTTATTTGTTCCGCGCCAGCATCGTGGTGTACATGCGGCCCGAGAATGTGTACGCAGATGAAAAATCCGACTCACCTGAAGCTGCGGTCAGCGGCGCCATGCGCGCTATCGAACGTCAAGTTCGGGAAAAGCGGGAGAAGCGAGGCGAATCCTGGAAGCGCCACGACCTTGATTCCAGTCAGAATCTACCACCCGTTTTGGAGGAAGGAGAATAGACTGAAACCGACCCTACCGGCGGGCGGGGATTCGACATCGCCTACCCCGAACAAGAACTTGATCGACGCTGCACGTGAAAGATCGGGATACATCACGAGGTGAGATCGAACCAGCTGCTTTGTCCTCGGAGGAGGAAATCATGACGAAAGTTGCAATCAACGGCCTGGGCAGGATCGGCCGTGCGGCGTTGAAAATCCTGCTGGAAACCAAGGAATTGGAAGTCGGTGCGGTAAACGACATCGTGCCCATCGATAATATTGCCTACTTGTTGAAATACGACACGGTCTACGGACGTTATCCCAAGACCGTAGAAGCTGCGAAAGACCATCTAACCATCGATGGCAAACAAATTCCTTATCTGAGTCAAAAGGATCCGGCGCAGCTCCCCTGGCGCGAACTCGGGATCGATCTGGTATTCGAATGCAGCGGTGTTTTCCGCAAGGAAGAAGACTTGAAGAAACACATCGAAGCAGGCGCGTCGACGGTCATCTTATCTGCACCGGCGAAAGGCAGTGGCGTGCCCACCGTCGTCCACGGCGTCAACAAAGCAGACGGCGCAGGAGTACATATCCTTTCCTGTGCAAGCTGTACGACCAACGCCATCACCCCCGTCGTGGAAGTGATCGATCGCCGTCTGGGTATACAAAAAGCTCTGATGACCACCATTCACGCATACACGGCCTCGCAATCCCTCGTCGATGGGCCGAGCAAGAAAATCCGTAGAGGGCGCGCCGGCGCGGCGAACTTCGTCCCCACATCGACCGGCGCAGCGATCGCCACCACAAAGGTATTGCCCGTGCTGGAGGGTAAATTCGACGGTGTCGCTGTCCGCGGCCCGGTTCTTTCAGGTTCCATCGCAGACATCACCATGCTCACCAAACAGCAGACTACGGTTGAAGAAGTAAACTCGATCTTCCGTGATGAAGCAGAGACCGCTAAGTACCGCGACATCCTCGGTGCGACCGACGACCCCCTGGTCTCCTCGGATATCCTTCAGGATCCGCGCGCCTCCGTCGTCGATCTGCGCATGACGCAGGTGGTGGACGGGGATCTCGTAAAGGTCATGGCCTGGTACGATAATGAGTGGGGCTATACGAGTCAGATGGTAAAGGAAGCAGTACGGATCATCTCGGAATCGAAAGGCGGCGTTTAAACCTACGCTGGTTCTGGACGATCGCATAAGTCGATTCAACGAACCAATTTCACGTCA contains these protein-coding regions:
- the gap gene encoding type I glyceraldehyde-3-phosphate dehydrogenase, which encodes MTKVAINGLGRIGRAALKILLETKELEVGAVNDIVPIDNIAYLLKYDTVYGRYPKTVEAAKDHLTIDGKQIPYLSQKDPAQLPWRELGIDLVFECSGVFRKEEDLKKHIEAGASTVILSAPAKGSGVPTVVHGVNKADGAGVHILSCASCTTNAITPVVEVIDRRLGIQKALMTTIHAYTASQSLVDGPSKKIRRGRAGAANFVPTSTGAAIATTKVLPVLEGKFDGVAVRGPVLSGSIADITMLTKQQTTVEEVNSIFRDEAETAKYRDILGATDDPLVSSDILQDPRASVVDLRMTQVVDGDLVKVMAWYDNEWGYTSQMVKEAVRIISESKGGV
- a CDS encoding HPF/RaiA family ribosome-associated protein; translated protein: MRTINLPIEFNMEVPDFPHGLRQEIKQSLLELAQDHQDMTGASVTLSQPAHGVTPYLFRASIVVYMRPENVYADEKSDSPEAAVSGAMRAIERQVREKREKRGESWKRHDLDSSQNLPPVLEEGE